Within the Fusarium keratoplasticum isolate Fu6.1 chromosome 1, whole genome shotgun sequence genome, the region TTTTGGAGAATCGCCCGTCAGCAATGAGCAGAGCCCTTTTTGGTACAAGGTTCCCGCAGCACCGACGACTCCATCCCAACGACTGCGAAACCCACCCAACGCGCCTGTTTTGAGGGGTAAGCCCGTCGAGCAGGAAAGCATCTTTTTCCGGGGTGCGGCCAAGGCCCAAGCACAGAGGCAACAGGAAGATGAGAGCGACGTTTCTTTCAAGCCGCCGAGTTTCTTTGCGCCTCAGAGGAGCAACGATGAGGCAAATAGCTTGGCTGACATGTTGAGTCAGAGTTTCAGCTTGAGCCAGGAGAGCCAGCCGAGTGACGCCTCGGCACGACGACCATCTGGGTGGACTGAAGAAAAGCCTGCTGTAGCTATAGGGCCCAAAATGGACAAGTTGGGCGTCGAGTTCATGGCTCTCGCCGCTCTGCTTGTCGTGTGGGGACTCACATTAGCTATCCACACCCCTTTCCGTCGAGAGGTGCAACTGGCATTGCTTTCTGCAGCTGGGACAATCGCACTACGGGTGACGGGCGAAGCTAGTAAGGAAAcaaaggaagagaaaggcCCAAGCACAGCGACGTATGTGGGTTCTGTTCTAAGCGTCATGGAACTGGCAGCTGTGtgctggcttggctgggAGGTGTGGCAGGGAACTGCAGATGCCGGCAAGTACGGCATCGGTGTCTTGACAGTTATGCTCGGACATCAGGTTTGGAGTAGCGTGGTTTGATGTTTTGTCCATAGAGGGTTGCTTTGGCAGGATACATGAGCATCGGCGTTGGGAGGAAAGGGGAATGCATACGCAAGAGTTGGTTTGTGAGAGTACATATAGAGGCATACATGGGCCCTGTAACTTGGTAGTGTCAGCATCATTCAGAGGATTGTTGTGTTCCAGCCTGATGGGCCACTATTCATGTGTTTCATCACATCACTGCCTGACATTCACCAACAGACAATCCTTGTATATCAATTTGTTTATTTCGGTCCTCTGCTGGGATCTTTGCCCGCGGGACATTTAACCAAGACGCTATCATTATACCTTAACCCTCAAAGGGGGTCTCATAGGGCCGCTCAGCCTGGGGCGTGATACGGGCAAGATGCCTTCGCTGGCCAGACTTCCAGTCGACAAGGGCAGTGTGCTGAACGGATCGGTTGTCCCAGACCACGACGGTCTTCTCCTGCCACTTGACGCGGGCGTGGAAGTCGGCGCCCCAGGCGATGTGCTCGTAGAGGAAGTTGAGGATGGCGTCGgactcttccttcttgaggccGACAATGTCGCGGGTGACTGTGGATGTAAGTATGGGTTTATATCGGGGAGAGGTTCTTGACTTACACTGAGGGTTGACAAACAGCGACTTCTCACCAGTGACGGGGTGTGTTCGCACAATGGGGTGCTCGTTGACAACAGGCTCACGACGCTTGATGCTACCCTTCTTGACGCTGGCGTTGACCTGCTCGATACCAGAGTGCGTAGCCTTGAGGCCGTGCAGCAGCTTCTGGAAAGCAGGGGACAGACGCTCGTAGGCCTCGACGGTGTTGGCAAAGAGAGTATCACCGCCGGTGTCAGGGGTGTCGAGGATGTACAGGAAGGTCGTTCCTGGGGGCTGCTGCTCGTAGGTAATGTCCGAGTGCCACGCCACGGAGCTCACGCGAGTCTTGAAGAAGGTCTCGTGGGACTTGTCTCCCGCACCACGGTGCACGAGGTGAATCTCGGGATGTCCCTCGGGAGAACCAGAGGTGGGATGAATATGGTGACGGCCAAAGTAGCCTCCAAACTCGAGAGCCTCGGAGATGGGAAGGTCGGCGAAATCCTGGTTCCGGAAGGCTACGACCTTGCGCTCAGCGACGTAACGGGCGAGTTCGTCCTTGCCGGCTTTGGAGAGCTTGCTCAGCTGGACACCCTCGACCTCTGTGCCGATGGTGGGAGTAAGGTGCGAGACCTTGGTGTCCTTTGTGATGAGGTTGGGGAAAGTAGGGTCTGCGTCGCGGCCGTGGTCGTAGTGCTCAAAGGGCTCGAGGGGAGGGTAGACCTGGTCCTTGTTCCAGGTGGGGAGGTAGTTGGGATACTGAATCGTGTTAGTTTGTGCGTCTACATGAGGTAGCGAGAGAGCTAACCTTGGCCGCAGCAAAGTCGTCAGTTCCCTTGagctcatcctccttcttgtacACGACAGGAGACAGCTCCTTGTAAACACCCTCGACGTGGCCGGGGTacagcttgagcttggaggcGTCGGTGACCAAGCTGGCCGTGGTTGTAGTTGCTGAAGGAGCCATTGTGAAGAAGCAGACAGTGATGAATCTACGAGTTTCGACTTGTCTTGATTAGAGTCTCCTCTGAGACAGATAAGCCGTCTCTTATATACGTATTACACAGCAACTCTTGTTCCCCTCATCGGATATCGCGATCCAGCACATGAATGCCGGCATCAACGCGGGGAAAAGCAATAAGCAGAGTACCGACGGAGCCTGAAGAGTCTCATTCGTCGCGAGCGATGTTGCAGGAAGCGATGGAAGCATCACTCTGAGCGACTTCGGAAGGGCATATTGCGTAAGAAGGCCGCCGATCAATGAGGCGCGAGTCGACGCTCGACAAGTGGGAGAGAAATCACGCAATGGAGTTTTCTGCAATTGTTTGGGTCGTTGCTAACATGACATTTGCCAAGGGGTTTAGACCGCGACGGGGGCGATGGGATAAGGATTGCGCCATCACGAAACGCCCGCGCCATGGTGGTGTCGCAATCTCTGGGGCAGGGTCACGCAATGTGATTGTGACGAGAATACGGGATATCGCTCGGGAGGTCGATTATGGCTGAATATTCAAAGAATGGAATTGAATTTATTCGGTGTTGTTGTATTAGAGTTGTATCTGATAGTTGAGAGTTCCACGATAGTAGAGAAATAGTGTTCCATGTCAGAATAGTACGTACATACAAGATATACTCAACCCCAGCTTCACAGATCAACTCcccgagaccaccaccacctccgagATTTTCTCCATCAAAAAAACCTTAGTCTCCCTCATATCTACGGCCTCTCGGTCGGTCAACCCAGCGATTGGACCGGCGACTCCCCGTCTCCGGGCACGTCATTCTCCTGTTCTAGACAAAGCTCCGCCAACACAAGTCATGTTAGTCTCTACCTACATGCTTCCAATGACGACCTCGCCATTGCAACGTTCGCAGAGGACCCGACACTTTTCTCTTCTCGGCCAGATGCATGCTTATCCGGGGGTCTCGATTGGTCGGCGAACTACCGCTCCGTCGCCACGGGCTCTCGGGGGTTCAATGCTTTAGCAGGAGGTTGTTGAAAGTGACCCCCAACTTTTTTGCAGAGATATCCAAGCTTTTCGAGTCTGGGCCTGCCCAGCGTAGCTTTCTCTATGGGCATACCCAGGGTATAATCGACGCTTGGAGGCAAAAAAGGTCGTCTCACCGAGTTTGAGGTGATTATCGAGGCTCATCGCGACATTGCTAGTGTCCCGCCCCTGAGGTTGGTTGTCGTGCATCATGGTTCGAACCCGAGGGCATGGGAGAGGTGCCAGACCTTTATAAGCCAGGCCATGCATCCATCACAAGCAGGTTCTGCTCTTGACATCTCCGCGGCCCCAAGTCTTCCCTCACTTCTCCGCGGACTCGAACACACTCTTGTTCACCATGGCTGCTAGTGACGCTCCCAACCGGGACAACAAGGAGGTCTATGTCAACGACAGGGACACTAAAGAGGTTCTTGTCAATGATCGATCTCCTAGTGATTCTCCTACCGACAGTGGTGATGAGACTGCCTCTTCGACGATTGAGCATGTCTTTTCTGACCCTCAGGTCGCCGACCGCTGGCGCAAGGTCTACGAGAATGCCAAGTATGAGAACCGTCATAGGTTCGACCCCAACTATACTTGGACTGCcgaagaggaaaagaggcTTGTGAGAAAGGTGTGTAGTACTATGCGCCATGTAAGACTGTTTGCTAACCATGGATCGTCCCGCCACAGATCGATTGGCGTATTACTCTCTGGGCATGGGTCATGTTCTGCTCCCTCGACTTTCACCGGCGCAACATTAACCGCGCCATCTCGGATAATATGGCGAGTCTAGCCCAATCACGGCAATCTCGAGTCTTTGCTAACCAGTAACAGCTTCCCGAGATTGGCATGGACACAAACGACTTCAACTACGGCCAGACCGTAAGTGTTCTACCCCCCACTGCTCACACCCCAAAGACTAACACGAGACCCCAGATCTTCCTCGTCAGCTTCCTCTCGGCTGAACTCCCCAGTGGCTTGATCAGCAAGAAGCTCGGAGCCGACAGATGGATCCCCTTCCTCATCTGCTCCTGGTCTCTCGTCGCTGGCTCGCAGGCCGCCCTACACAGCAGGGGGGCCTACTttgccatcaaggccctACTAGGTCTTTTGATGGGTGGATTCATTCCGTGAGTTTTCTGGAAGCTTTCTAAAAGGAGGAGCTCTAACGGATTTTTAGTGATATTGTTCTTTGGCTTACTTACTTCTACAAGTCTAATGAGCTGCCCATTAGACTGGCCTTTTTCTGGACGGCCCTGAGCACTAGCAACATTGTGGGTTCGCTGCTCGCTTCCGGTATCCTGCAGATGCGAGGCGTCGCCGGTTTgggaggttggagatggctgTAAGTCTGATTACTGAGGTTTTGTCGAATGAAGCTCACACGGCAACGCAGATTCATTCTTGAAGCCATTGGCACCTTCATCGTCGGTCTCTTCTCATGGGTTCTTATGCCTCCTGGTCCCTGCCAGACCAAGAGCTGGTTCCGTGGCAAGGACGGCTGGTTCAATGAGCATGAGGAGTACATCATGGTTAACCGACTTCTCCGTGATGATCCCAGCAAGGGTGACATGAACAACCGGTAGGTTTCAACTTGCACAGCTCTGTGATATTGAAGCTAATACCCTGGCAGACAAGCCGTCAACCTCCCCCGACTCTGGagggccatcaaggattGGGAGCAGTGGCCGCTCTACATCATCGGCCTCATGGTCTACATCCCACCTTCGCCCTTCAGCACATACCTGTCCTACATCCTGCGTCAGATTGGTTTCTCTGTTTTCAAGGCCAATCTCCTCGCCATTCCTTCGCAGTTCCTCTATGCCGTtaacctcctcatcatcacatGGGTCTCTGAGCGCGTCAAGGAACGAGGCATGCTCTCGTCTCTCTCCAACATTTGGATCTTCCCATGGGTTCTCGCCCTCGTTGTCCTTCCCGCCGACATGTCTCCCTGGGTTCGATACGCTCTTATCTCAGGTCTTCTGAGCTACCCATACTGCCACGCCATCCTGGTAGGCTGGAATGCCAAGAACAGTAACAGTGTGCGTACCCGTGCCATCAGCGCCGCCTTGTACAACATGTTTGTGCAGACAGGTAACATTGCCGCTTCCAACATCTTCCGCGAGGACGACAAGCCTCTGTACCGCCGGGGCAACAGGGTCATCTTGGGTATTACCTGCGGCAACATTGTGCTGTTTTACCTTGTCAAGGCGTTTTACGTCTGGAGGAACAAGGTGCGCGACAGGAGATGGAATGCTCTCACTaaggagcagcaggaggaTTATatcctcaacaccacggATGAGGGTCAGCAGCGCTGGGACTTTAGATTTGCTCACTAGAGGAGGAGTGTGGGTGAGATTGTTGGTAGAAAAGATTGGATAGACAGATACGAGCACAACTGGAGACTAAAAGTTGCTAGATCAAGACACATGAATATCCCTTGACCCGCTGCCTACCAACTATTATATGCTTAAAATATTGTCAAAATGTCTCGAAACCTGGGGTAAACTAGTCTCAACTACTGGTTATGCTTCTCCGCAATCCCTTGATGCGGTAAAGCTGCCGAAATAGGCAACTGTTGGAGATGTTTCACAGGGTTCCCCAACTTTTGGCTCAATCACCTGACGTCAATAGCCGCTGAACCTCGGCATTTTGAACCTTTTATACCCTTTCTTCCTGACAAGTTTCAATTCCTCTTTTGATAATCAAAAAGCAGACAGTTCAAGATGGCGACTTATGAGACGGCAAAAGATCAGTTTGTCACtgtcgatggcatcaagTTTGCCTATCGACGGTTTGGTAGGGATCATGGCGTTCCTCTTGCGTTGCTCATGCACTTTAGGTGAGAACCCTCCAAGCATGCACTTGGTGAGATGCTCACTGTTGCAGAGGGACAATGGATCACTGGGATCCAGCGTTGGTGAACCCAATCGCCGCCAAGCGTCCCATCATTCTCATCGACAATGCCGGTGTAGGCCGCTCTGAAGGTGAAGTACCCAAGGTCTTTGCCAAGTGGGCGCAGTACTACATTGACGTCCTCCGCGCAATTGGAgtcaccaaggccgacgtATTGGGCTTCTCCATGGGCGGATGCGTCGCGCAACTCGTCGCTCTCAATGCGCCAGATCTAGTCCGTCGACTCATCCTCTGCGGGACGACACCCAGTACAGGCGAGGGTGTTGTGCCAGCCGCCTCGCTAGAGCCGTTTAATCGTCTCAAAGCTGCCAAgacagaagaagagcacAAGGAGGCTTTCATATTTGGCATGTTTCGCACATCAGAAAAGAGCAGAAAGGCAGGCGAGGCTGCTTGGAAGAGGATCACGGGTGCGCGAAAGGATAGGAGCAGCGCTGTCGATCCAGCAAACGCTCACCGCCAAGGAATTGCCTTTGCCAAGTTTATGGATCGCAAGCAGGCCAGGGATGCGTCGTACGACAGgttcgaggagctcaagatgcCCGTGTTGATTGCAAACGGTGAGTTGACCTGcaagttgatgagcttggttACTGACGGGTACGCAGGAAGCGAGGATCTTCTCTTGCCGGAAGAAAATAGCTACGTCATGTGGAGGAAGTTGAGACACGCAGGGGCTCAGCTGCATCTGTTTCCAGATTCTGGACATGGCTTCTTATGGCAGTATGCTGAGGAGTTTTCTAAGCTTATCAATGATTTCTTGG harbors:
- a CDS encoding TauD domain-containing protein; its protein translation is MAPSATTTTASLVTDASKLKLYPGHVEGVYKELSPVVYKKEDELKGTDDFAAAKYPNYLPTWNKDQVYPPLEPFEHYDHGRDADPTFPNLITKDTKVSHLTPTIGTEVEGVQLSKLSKAGKDELARYVAERKVVAFRNQDFADLPISEALEFGGYFGRHHIHPTSGSPEGHPEIHLVHRGAGDKSHETFFKTRVSSVAWHSDITYEQQPPGTTFLYILDTPDTGGDTLFANTVEAYERLSPAFQKLLHGLKATHSGIEQVNASVKKGSIKRREPVVNEHPIVRTHPVTGEKSLFVNPQFTRDIVGLKKEESDAILNFLYEHIAWGADFHARVKWQEKTVVVWDNRSVQHTALVDWKSGQRRHLARITPQAERPYETPFEG
- a CDS encoding AB hydrolase-1 domain-containing protein; protein product: MLLRNPLMRQFKMATYETAKDQFVTVDGIKFAYRRFGRDHGVPLALLMHFRGTMDHWDPALVNPIAAKRPIILIDNAGVGRSEGEVPKVFAKWAQYYIDVLRAIGVTKADVLGFSMGGCVAQLVALNAPDLVRRLILCGTTPSTGEGVVPAASLEPFNRLKAAKTEEEHKEAFIFGMFRTSEKSRKAGEAAWKRITGARKDRSSAVDPANAHRQGIAFAKFMDRKQARDASYDRFEELKMPVLIANGSEDLLLPEENSYVMWRKLRHAGAQLHLFPDSGHGFLWQYAEEFSKLINDFLDDEPKISSRL